The genomic stretch CCACTTTGCTCATGCTTTCCATGATTACTTTGTCGAACGTAATGTCGTTGATTTGCAGGTCTAATAAATGATAGCCCCAATCTTCCAACACATGGTCAACTTCTTCTTTTACGGAGTTCACAATATCTCTGCGCAGCGCAAGTATTTCGGCTTGTTTTTTTGTGGCAACATAAGAACGCACATTGCCTTCGATGGTGCGCACAAGCGCCTGCATCAATTCTCTTTCATTAATAAATTTAAAAGCGACTTTCTGGATAGTTGCTGCATCAGAAGCCATTACGGCGTAGAGCAACATGGTTTTAAAATAAACATTTGCCTGGTCAAAAGTTACCGCCTGAAATTCCATTTCGGCAGAACGGTTTTGAATGCTGATTCTACGGTAAATCGATTCGAGCAAAGGAATCTTGAAGTTCAAACCGGGCGGAAGAATGCGGCGATATTTGCCGAACATGGTAACTACAGCAATGGTGCCTTGATTAACGCTTACCAATCCGCTGAAAATAATAATGAGCGCGAGAACGATGATGATGTATAGTGCAATCATAAAACAAGTTTTAAAAGTTAGATATATTTGTTGCGTGAAGATAAGCAGGAAAAGACGATTTTAAAAATCGATAAAATTATGCGTAATGGCAAAACAAGAATTGCAAGCCTTAGTAGCAGAACAAAAAATATTGAATAAAATTTATGCAATACGCGGTCAAAAAATAATGCTGGACGAAGACCTTGCCGTAATGTATAATGTGGAAACGCGCCGGCTGAATGAGCAAGTGAAACGAAACATTAATCGTTTTCCGAAGGACTTTATGTTTACTCTTACGCAGAAAGAATTTGATAACTTGAAGTCGCAAAATGCGACATCAAGTTGGGGCGGCAGAAGGAAATTACCAAATGCGTTCACGGAACAAGGAGTCGCCATGTTGTCAAGCGTATTGAATAGCAAGACAGCTATAGAAGTCAATATCCGCATTATCCGTGTATTCACGAAGTTGCGGGAATATGCGCTTACACACAAAGAAATATTGTTACAGCTTGCTAAGCTGGAAAAAGAAGTAAAAGGCAACAGCAAGGATATAGAAAATATTTTCGTAGTGCTAAAAGAATTGATAGAAAAACAAAGCAATCCTGCACCAAGAAATAAAATCGGATTCAGACAGGACGATTAACTTTTATAAGATGAAAAAATTCGCAGTCATTGTTGCGGGCGGCTCGGGTACAAGAATGGAATCTACAATTCCAAAACAATTTTTATTGCTGCAAAACAAACCGATACTTTGGCATTCCATCAATGCCTTTGCAAATGCGTTTGATGATGTTGAATTTATCATTGTACTGCCCGAAAATTTTCTTGAAGAAGGAAAAAAGATTGCAAAGGAATTTTCATCAACACATAAATTAAATTTTGTCGCAGGCGGCGAAACAAGATTTCACTCTACACAAAACGGGTTAAAATTGATTAATAAAGAATCGATAATTTTTGTACATGATGCGGTTCGTTGTTTGGTAACTAAAACTTTAATTCAAAATTGTTATACACAAGCAATCGCTAAAGGCAGCGCTGTGCCTGCGATTGCGGCGACAGACACGATTAGATTGATTGACGATAACGATAGAAATATTTTATTAGACAGAAATAAAATCCGCATCATTCAAACGCCGCAAACCTTTCAATCCAATATTTTATTACCTGCATTTCAACAAAACTATAAAGATAGTTTTACCGACGAGGCAAGCGTGGTAGAAGCATTCGGTAAAGAAATATTTTTAATCGACGGCGAAAGCGAGAATATTAAAATCACAAGACCGGTTGATTTAGTTGTAGCTGAAAGTATTTTGGGGAAAAGATATTCTAACTATTAACCGCCGATGCCTTAAGCGATGGTCGTATCAAAGGATTAGGTAATTCAAAATGCTCCAAGTTTGCTGCACACATTGAACATTCAGCAATCTCTTCTTCGCTGGTAAAAGCTACTAATTCTTGCTTTGTACAATCAGGTGGCAACGCTTTATAATTAAGATAATTAATCCATTTTTCCGAAAGCTTAAATTTTTCATCCTGCATTCGTAAATAAGCCAGTGGCGGACATTTCCACAACTTCCCTTCAAACAATTGCGTACAATATTTGGCAAAGCATCCTTCCCAACTTGCCCTTGGATTGTTATCTTCAAAAGGTTGCATATTCGGACCATAACCTTTATACCTTCTTGTCCAATATTTAGCAGAAGGGCGTACCTCAATGTCCAGTTTGTATTTCTTTTTCCAATCTTCAGCAAGGGCAAGATTGGGCGTTATTTTTTCGGTATATGCCTCACTACTATGATGTACTGAAATCGACAAAATTACATTGCCGACCTCTTTCAGAACTTTTGGCAAATCGGGATGACGATGAAGCAGAAAGCCATTTGTAACCAAAAGAATTTTCGAATACTTCCATTTTCTTCTTGTCAAGCGAATGATGTCTAATAATTGTGGATTAATTGTGGGCTCTCCTCCTAAAAGCGAAAATTGCTTTGGAGCAACTTTGTCATTCCAAAGGCTCATCCATTCATCGGCTTCCTCTAACGTAACACTTCCTTTTAAATTATGATTGGAATAGTGTGAACAACTTTCACACGCAAGATTACAGGCATGACTTACATGAAGCTCCAAATTTCTCAGTGAGACAAGCGACCTGTCGCGAAGATAAAAGTTGTAATTATGCCGCTTCAGTTTATCAATTATATACATCAGTAGTTTATTTCTGTTACAAAGTAAAGTTAAATGAATCTCTTCAAAATGCTGAAAAATGGATGCCTCGCATATTTATATATAAAATAAGTTTCTTCATTTGATGAGAATTTGCTATTAAAAGTTTTAATACCAGACATATCTGACCCTTGAAAATCAAATATCAGGTTTGTTCCAGAATATTCATTAAGAACGCTATCTATTAAAAGCGGCATGGAACAAAGTTTTCGTCCGATTTCAGAAGTTATCAAAAGTGTATTATATATTCTTTTCTCATCTTTCATAAATAACGCTATTGATAATATTTTATTCGACTCATCTACTACTTTTCTGATAAAATAATATTGAAAATTACTTTCAGCACTAACCAATTCTAACAATGCAGCAATTTTGTCGTTTTTATAGTAATCGCCCAAATCATTCGTATTCTCCGCCAACATTCGTTTAATATCTTCTACAATGCCATCCGAAACTCTTAAATTATTTTTAATAGCTTTCTTGATATTTCTTTTCAATGAATCCTTGTATTTATCATAAACACTCTGGTATCCGTTGTTCAATAACAAAAACTGGTTGGTTCGTCTCACATTCAAAAAACAATACCCATTTTTAAAATTAAAGGCCACATCGCCACACCACGCAAATGAGCGAATATATTTGAGCAATATTTCTTCTGGAATAGCGACTATCCCTATAACACCTAATTGTTGAATAAACGATACACCGCAAAAATATTTCACACCAAATTTCCGTTTCCAAACAAAAGGCATTACCGTTTCATAATCATTTACCACTAAACCATCCCAATGCTCCGTCATTGCATCCAAATAAAAAGAGCGTGCATAAATTAATCCGTTCTCGTTGCGCACAACACACGCATCCCATTTGTCTTTGTCAATGTCTTTGGACGATAATATTTTAATGGAAATACTCATCTACAAAGGCAATATTTTATTCAACACTTTCGGTTTTAATTTTTCTAAGTCAATAGAAAAGCTGATGGTATGTACGAAACGCTTCGTAGGAAATGCACTCTTGTAATTATCACGATATACTTTACTATACAACAGAGGAAAATAAACCGTAACCGCATCGTGCAAAACAGAAACCTGCAAACCCGCATCGTACAAATATTTGCCCGACTGGGGATTGTCATTCCATGCTTCGGAATACGTACCTGCATCGAAGAATACACGCAACGGAACTTTAAACGGCAACACCGAAAACGGATTTATTTTATCGGGAACATCGGCAGTAAAATTCAACGCGCCAATCCAATTGTCCGACACGCCAATTGACGGTTCAACCAAAGGCGAAGCTACTTTGAAAAAGCCATCACCTTGCATAATTTGCTGACTCATCCAACCTGTTTGTTCATTGCGCCCGATGAAATAATTGCTGTACGAAAAATCCTGCGAACCGTTGCGCCCGCTTAACGTTAAAAAGTACGGACTAAGATTATAGTTGTCCAATCCGTATTGCGAATTGGAATTTAAGTAAATGAATTTTCCTGCAAATAATCTTACATTCAAACCTTTTCCCGAAGCATCATAATTGAGAAAATAATTTCCTGTAAAACCCAATCTTAAAAAATCTTTATCGCCGTCGATTTTAAAATTCATGCTGTAAGGATACAAAGCTCTGTCATCTTTCAGCGTCGTCTGAAACTCAACAATAGTCTTGGTTTCAGCAGATTTTGAAACGGTGTAAGTCGAATCATTTATTTGCGGATAAGTAAAATAATCTTGCTTCAACACAAAAGCTCTCAACAAAAAATTCCATTTTTTATACGGCGCATTTTCCCTGTAATATTTTGTATAACCGATGGATGGAACAAATTTATTCACTTGCAAAAACACAGGTTCAACGGTATTCAAGCTTAAATCATTCATAGAAAATCTTTCGCCGCTAACGGAAAAACGCCACCAAGCATTTGGCTTCCAAATATTGTATTCCAAGCGACCAACACCCGCAAGTGTTTTACTGTTGGTCGCATACATGGGCGCGAGTAAAAAATTAAATTTATTCAACGGCAACTGATAATTGTGCACCATAATGCCGAGCATGGCTTTGTCATAATTATTATAACCAACCGACGGCAAAAACGACAAATAATGATACTTATCCGTTTCTTTCAAATTGAACAGGAATGCAGGTTTCAGCGATTTGTGTAGAGGTGTATCAATGCCGTTTATTTTTTGATTGATTAAGTGTTGAGTTGTTCCAACGCCATTAGGTTTCTTATTTTTAAAAAATCTCGGAATAAGTTTGTCAAAATTTGTTGGCGGGAAATAATCTAATTGAACGACTTCTCCAGCATTTTCAGGAGTAAGAAATTCAAAGTCTTGTGCATTGCTTGAATAATAATTTATTGTAGTCTTATTATCTCCTTTGTCGGTACTAATAATGTTTAAAGGAGCAGTATAATATATTGTTCCTTCTTCATTTTTTGTTGCAAAA from Arachidicoccus sp. BS20 encodes the following:
- a CDS encoding ORF6N domain-containing protein, which encodes MAKQELQALVAEQKILNKIYAIRGQKIMLDEDLAVMYNVETRRLNEQVKRNINRFPKDFMFTLTQKEFDNLKSQNATSSWGGRRKLPNAFTEQGVAMLSSVLNSKTAIEVNIRIIRVFTKLREYALTHKEILLQLAKLEKEVKGNSKDIENIFVVLKELIEKQSNPAPRNKIGFRQDD
- a CDS encoding SPFH domain-containing protein, with amino-acid sequence MIALYIIIVLALIIIFSGLVSVNQGTIAVVTMFGKYRRILPPGLNFKIPLLESIYRRISIQNRSAEMEFQAVTFDQANVYFKTMLLYAVMASDAATIQKVAFKFINERELMQALVRTIEGNVRSYVATKKQAEILALRRDIVNSVKEEVDHVLEDWGYHLLDLQINDITFDKVIMESMSKVVASNNLKAAAENEGQALLITKTKAAEAEGNAIKISAEAEKEAARLRGQGVALFREEVAKGMTDAAAQMRQANLDTNVILFSMWTEAVQNFAEKGKGNVIFLDGSSEGMQKTMKEIMAMVEMKKLNDE
- a CDS encoding gluzincin family metallopeptidase, with amino-acid sequence MKKNFLLTLLFPCFCFSQSKQTPALHYYIYATLNDTAKTITAFEKVVYKNNTSQPQNFVWFRLYPNAYANDKTAYSEYLLKQNDMRFYFAKNEQRGYINQLDFKENDVELKTEFDSSKNDVMKVFLSNPLQPGDSAEITTPFFVKLPYDFSGFGYNDGDSIYLSHWYPEVAYHDNNDWSLKSYINYYSVKSNNASYNVRITTSVKDYIAFATKNEEGTIYYTAPLNIISTDKGDNKTTINYYSSNAQDFEFLTPENAGEVVQLDYFPPTNFDKLIPRFFKNKKPNGVGTTQHLINQKINGIDTPLHKSLKPAFLFNLKETDKYHYLSFLPSVGYNNYDKAMLGIMVHNYQLPLNKFNFLLAPMYATNSKTLAGVGRLEYNIWKPNAWWRFSVSGERFSMNDLSLNTVEPVFLQVNKFVPSIGYTKYYRENAPYKKWNFLLRAFVLKQDYFTYPQINDSTYTVSKSAETKTIVEFQTTLKDDRALYPYSMNFKIDGDKDFLRLGFTGNYFLNYDASGKGLNVRLFAGKFIYLNSNSQYGLDNYNLSPYFLTLSGRNGSQDFSYSNYFIGRNEQTGWMSQQIMQGDGFFKVASPLVEPSIGVSDNWIGALNFTADVPDKINPFSVLPFKVPLRVFFDAGTYSEAWNDNPQSGKYLYDAGLQVSVLHDAVTVYFPLLYSKVYRDNYKSAFPTKRFVHTISFSIDLEKLKPKVLNKILPL
- a CDS encoding 2-C-methyl-D-erythritol 4-phosphate cytidylyltransferase; translated protein: MKKFAVIVAGGSGTRMESTIPKQFLLLQNKPILWHSINAFANAFDDVEFIIVLPENFLEEGKKIAKEFSSTHKLNFVAGGETRFHSTQNGLKLINKESIIFVHDAVRCLVTKTLIQNCYTQAIAKGSAVPAIAATDTIRLIDDNDRNILLDRNKIRIIQTPQTFQSNILLPAFQQNYKDSFTDEASVVEAFGKEIFLIDGESENIKITRPVDLVVAESILGKRYSNY
- a CDS encoding radical SAM protein, translating into MYIIDKLKRHNYNFYLRDRSLVSLRNLELHVSHACNLACESCSHYSNHNLKGSVTLEEADEWMSLWNDKVAPKQFSLLGGEPTINPQLLDIIRLTRRKWKYSKILLVTNGFLLHRHPDLPKVLKEVGNVILSISVHHSSEAYTEKITPNLALAEDWKKKYKLDIEVRPSAKYWTRRYKGYGPNMQPFEDNNPRASWEGCFAKYCTQLFEGKLWKCPPLAYLRMQDEKFKLSEKWINYLNYKALPPDCTKQELVAFTSEEEIAECSMCAANLEHFELPNPLIRPSLKASAVNS